A single genomic interval of Candidatus Binataceae bacterium harbors:
- the groL gene encoding chaperonin GroEL (60 kDa chaperone family; promotes refolding of misfolded polypeptides especially under stressful conditions; forms two stacked rings of heptamers to form a barrel-shaped 14mer; ends can be capped by GroES; misfolded proteins enter the barrel where they are refolded when GroES binds) — translation MSAKIIELHERARAGIIKGATLVAEAARVTLGPKGRHVLLEKSFGAPVITKDGVTVVKEIELDNKFENLGAKLIREVAQKTNDVAGDGTTTATVLARAIINEGIKLLAAGIPAMELKRGIDAAVTAAVSEIKEMARPVKDRTRMEQVATIAANGDATIGKILAESMDKVGKEGVVTVEEARGLETTLELVEGMRFDRGYLSPYFVTNPARMTVELEEPLILFHEKKIANLRDLVPLLEKVLQNGRPFLIISEEVEGEALATLVVNKLRGALKIAAVKAPGFGDRRKETLQDMATLTGGQVIAEELGGKLENVQINQLGKCRRVIIDKDNTTIVGGQGKKADLQGRVDLIRGQIAQTTSDYDREKLEERLAKLTSGVAVIKVGAASEVELKEKKARVDDAVHALKAAIDEGVVAGGGVALVRAIKAVERLQLSEERKAGAGIVVRAMGEPLRQIAFNAGHEPAVVFNKVEEGKGDFGFNAGTEEYEDLVKAGVIDPAKVVRSALENAASVASLLLTTEAAIIEKPRKAGPPAMPPGGMGGMGGMGGMGGMGGMGGMGGMGGMGGMGGMDDMGMGGDDF, via the coding sequence ATGTCAGCGAAAATCATCGAACTGCATGAACGCGCCCGGGCTGGAATTATCAAGGGCGCAACGCTGGTGGCCGAGGCCGCGCGCGTAACCCTCGGACCCAAGGGCCGTCACGTCCTGCTCGAGAAGAGCTTTGGCGCGCCGGTTATCACCAAGGATGGGGTCACGGTCGTCAAGGAGATCGAGCTGGATAACAAGTTCGAGAACCTCGGCGCCAAGCTCATCCGCGAGGTCGCGCAAAAGACCAACGATGTCGCCGGGGACGGCACCACTACCGCGACGGTGCTGGCGCGCGCCATCATCAACGAAGGCATCAAATTGCTGGCGGCGGGGATCCCGGCGATGGAACTCAAGCGCGGGATCGACGCCGCCGTCACCGCTGCGGTCAGCGAGATCAAGGAGATGGCGCGGCCGGTCAAGGATCGCACGCGCATGGAACAGGTCGCGACGATCGCGGCTAACGGCGACGCGACGATCGGCAAAATCCTCGCCGAATCGATGGACAAGGTCGGCAAGGAGGGCGTCGTCACGGTCGAGGAGGCGCGCGGCCTTGAGACCACGCTCGAACTGGTCGAAGGAATGCGCTTTGACCGCGGCTACCTGTCGCCTTATTTCGTGACCAATCCGGCGCGCATGACGGTCGAGCTCGAAGAGCCGTTGATTCTCTTTCACGAAAAGAAAATCGCCAATTTGCGCGATCTTGTGCCGCTGTTGGAGAAGGTGCTGCAGAACGGCCGGCCTTTCCTGATCATCTCTGAGGAGGTCGAGGGTGAAGCGCTGGCGACGCTGGTCGTCAACAAGCTGCGTGGCGCGCTCAAGATTGCCGCGGTCAAGGCCCCGGGTTTCGGCGATCGGCGCAAGGAAACTCTCCAGGACATGGCGACCCTGACCGGCGGCCAGGTCATTGCCGAAGAACTTGGCGGCAAGCTCGAAAACGTCCAGATCAATCAGTTGGGCAAGTGCCGTCGCGTGATTATCGACAAGGACAACACCACCATCGTTGGCGGCCAAGGCAAGAAAGCCGACCTCCAGGGACGCGTGGATCTGATCCGCGGCCAGATTGCGCAAACCACCTCGGACTACGATCGCGAGAAACTCGAAGAGCGGCTGGCGAAACTCACCAGCGGCGTCGCCGTGATTAAAGTCGGCGCCGCCAGCGAGGTCGAGCTCAAGGAAAAGAAAGCCCGCGTGGACGACGCCGTGCACGCGCTCAAGGCCGCGATTGACGAAGGCGTCGTCGCGGGCGGCGGCGTCGCGCTAGTGCGCGCAATCAAGGCAGTCGAGCGTCTGCAGCTAAGCGAAGAGCGTAAGGCCGGCGCCGGCATCGTCGTGCGCGCGATGGGCGAGCCGCTGCGCCAGATCGCTTTCAACGCCGGCCATGAACCTGCCGTGGTCTTCAACAAGGTCGAAGAGGGCAAGGGCGATTTCGGCTTCAATGCCGGCACCGAAGAATACGAGGACCTGGTCAAGGCCGGAGTAATCGATCCGGCGAAGGTCGTGCGCTCGGCATTGGAAAATGCCGCGAGCGTCGCTTCGCTACTGCTCACCACCGAAGCGGCGATCATCGAGAAGCCGAGGAAAGCCGGTCCGCCGGCGATGCCACCCGGAGG